From Denitrovibrio acetiphilus DSM 12809, the proteins below share one genomic window:
- a CDS encoding thioredoxin family protein — protein sequence MLKNKHASKILILMVVLMCVTGIWFLKKSNTSSEVVKSNTAPSDFSLNVVDKIDLNKLISYKIPIIIDFGADSCIPCKKMAPVLAALNSELQGKAIIKFVDVWKYGSLAQGFPVRVIPTQIFINPKGESYKPSHEVLSKINFQSAVISGIHYTFHEGGLAEDDFRIILNDMETQ from the coding sequence ATGTTGAAAAATAAACATGCTAGTAAAATCCTTATTCTTATGGTTGTGTTAATGTGTGTTACAGGGATTTGGTTTTTAAAAAAATCTAATACCAGCAGCGAAGTTGTAAAATCAAACACAGCCCCCTCCGATTTTTCACTTAATGTCGTTGATAAGATTGATCTCAACAAACTAATATCCTATAAAATTCCGATTATAATTGATTTCGGTGCGGACTCGTGCATCCCTTGTAAAAAGATGGCACCTGTACTTGCTGCCTTGAACAGTGAACTTCAGGGGAAAGCAATAATAAAATTTGTCGATGTCTGGAAGTACGGCAGCCTCGCTCAGGGTTTCCCCGTAAGGGTCATTCCCACACAGATTTTTATAAATCCGAAGGGCGAAAGCTATAAGCCTTCACATGAAGTCCTGTCTAAAATTAATTTTCAAAGTGCTGTTATCAGCGGTATCCATTATACATTTCATGAAGGCGGTCTGGCAGAAGATGACTTCAGAATCATACTGAACGACATGGAAACGCAATGA
- a CDS encoding threonine/serine exporter family protein, protein MFILGNFILNCLAAAFAATGFAVLFNVPKNQLVFCSIGGLLSYFVRTLLMQSGVEIIWATFVSASVVSVYGVLWAKRHNAHPKVITVASIIPMIPGVYAYKTMIAVVGLAGEDLTNETLQSAVVNGIETIFILGAIAFGLAIPNMLIYRKKTVI, encoded by the coding sequence ATGTTTATATTAGGGAATTTTATACTTAACTGTCTCGCTGCTGCTTTTGCCGCAACAGGTTTTGCTGTCTTGTTTAACGTGCCCAAGAACCAGCTTGTTTTTTGCAGTATAGGCGGTTTATTGAGTTATTTTGTCAGAACTCTTCTGATGCAGTCGGGGGTTGAGATTATCTGGGCAACATTTGTATCGGCTTCAGTGGTCAGCGTTTATGGAGTCTTGTGGGCAAAAAGGCATAATGCACATCCGAAGGTGATAACTGTTGCTTCTATAATACCGATGATCCCGGGAGTGTATGCTTATAAAACAATGATAGCTGTTGTCGGATTGGCTGGAGAAGACCTTACAAATGAAACCCTCCAGTCGGCCGTTGTTAATGGTATTGAAACGATATTTATTCTGGGCGCCATAGCGTTCGGCTTAGCAATACCAAACATGCTTATATACAGGAAAAAGACAGTAATATAA
- a CDS encoding threonine/serine ThrE exporter family protein produces MNDIKTEIDNELHDVLRSCVKVGRNLLEYGAESVLIRGFVERTGKLYGMDHTEISLSSSSMVITAMKGDDWITITVRCPDRGIDMSRVMEVERAIVLAESGKISLRELETLIDNPGTPSYNRWLVVFIVGLSCGCFSKLAGGDFVIFGITSTASVLGMIILQEFKKRLFNPVVSYFCSAFMCTCISAMSIKYNLGNEPAVAVFSSVLMLVPGFPLVNALSDILKGFKNMGVARWVAASLITLSTALGMVFSMSIMGV; encoded by the coding sequence ATGAATGATATAAAGACGGAGATAGATAATGAACTGCATGACGTTTTGCGTTCTTGCGTGAAGGTTGGCAGAAACCTTTTGGAGTATGGAGCTGAAAGTGTTCTTATCCGTGGTTTTGTGGAGAGAACAGGGAAACTTTACGGCATGGATCATACAGAAATCTCTCTTTCATCAAGCTCTATGGTTATTACTGCTATGAAAGGGGATGACTGGATAACTATTACTGTCCGCTGTCCGGACAGAGGTATAGATATGAGCAGGGTAATGGAGGTTGAGCGGGCTATTGTTCTTGCGGAAAGCGGTAAAATATCCCTTCGTGAGCTGGAGACGTTGATAGATAACCCCGGAACTCCTAGTTACAACAGATGGCTGGTGGTGTTTATCGTGGGGTTGTCCTGCGGATGTTTCAGTAAGCTTGCCGGAGGAGACTTTGTTATTTTCGGCATAACATCCACCGCTTCCGTTCTCGGCATGATTATATTGCAGGAGTTTAAGAAACGTCTTTTTAACCCTGTGGTTAGCTACTTTTGCTCCGCTTTCATGTGTACATGCATATCCGCTATGTCTATTAAATATAATCTAGGCAATGAACCAGCTGTCGCTGTTTTTTCTTCTGTACTTATGCTTGTTCCCGGTTTCCCTCTGGTGAACGCTTTGTCTGACATATTGAAAGGGTTTAAGAACATGGGGGTCGCCAGATGGGTTGCGGCAAGCCTGATAACCTTATCCACAGCCCTTGGGATGGTGTTTTCGATGAGCATTATGGGGGTGTGA
- a CDS encoding heavy metal translocating P-type ATPase, with the protein MTLNKYLTGLERVDIAHRTNGRIRFRAEVLGNPALDITLMESSLECLDGVKSVRINQKAQSLVVVHDPEADITEQLLNSLSTFTHAVFYADEELNDTPDLINVYWAGTMWVLKMGLPSWFKVPLTYAGAAPVLFSGVETLVRDGLRVEVLDAAVISLLLLRKDYFTAGSITFLLNLGHYLEASTEYKSDKMLRSLIKPDVEYVWVLQGQKEVKVSIDDVCVGSLVIIGAGEMISVDGVVYSGEGLINQSSVTGESLPVSVEKDSEVYAGTVVAEGKIIVAATKVGAETTSARIAKFITGSLKNRSTSEVRAFKTADKMVPVTFGIGLAALLLTRDFRRASSVLSVDYSCALKLVIPTAIKAGIFTAGSEGIFIKGAQALENFAEVDTIVFDKTGTLTKGSLEVSEIISYGSLSEEDLLCIAASAEEHYSHPIASAVVQEALKRGIALKETGEVDFIIAHGVSAYVEDSHVLAGSRHFVHEDEHIDCSHSDAESDELRKTGRSILYIAVNGELAGLIALKDVPREEACEVIRRLGEEGVKRVVMLTGDHKDTAMCIAGELGITEVYSEMKPEDKLSVVKELNSQGCKVAFVGDGVNDAPALLASHVGVSMPEGADLARETSDVILLRNNLHGILRARKISAETVKTIKQVSITNIGANSVTVFLSFLGLITPLQSALMHNGTTVGTLLYAMRSGGER; encoded by the coding sequence ATGACATTAAATAAATACCTGACTGGACTGGAGCGGGTGGATATTGCCCACAGGACTAACGGGAGAATAAGGTTCAGGGCGGAGGTGCTCGGCAATCCTGCTCTGGACATTACTCTTATGGAGTCTTCTCTGGAGTGTCTGGACGGTGTGAAGTCTGTCCGCATAAACCAGAAGGCGCAAAGTCTTGTCGTTGTGCACGATCCTGAAGCAGATATAACTGAACAGCTTTTGAACTCACTGAGTACATTTACTCATGCGGTTTTTTATGCTGACGAAGAACTTAATGACACACCGGATCTTATAAATGTTTATTGGGCGGGGACAATGTGGGTTCTGAAAATGGGGCTTCCGTCGTGGTTTAAGGTGCCTCTTACCTATGCTGGTGCTGCGCCTGTTCTTTTCAGCGGAGTGGAAACACTTGTGAGGGACGGACTGCGTGTAGAAGTTCTGGATGCTGCAGTTATCTCTCTGCTGCTACTGCGCAAGGACTATTTTACTGCGGGCTCTATAACTTTCCTGCTGAACCTCGGGCACTATCTTGAAGCGTCAACGGAGTATAAGTCAGACAAAATGCTCCGCAGTCTCATAAAGCCCGATGTGGAGTATGTATGGGTACTTCAGGGGCAGAAAGAGGTTAAGGTATCTATTGATGATGTTTGTGTAGGGTCGCTTGTGATAATTGGTGCGGGAGAGATGATTTCTGTTGACGGAGTTGTCTATTCCGGCGAAGGGCTTATAAATCAGTCTTCGGTTACCGGGGAAAGTCTGCCTGTCAGTGTGGAGAAGGATTCGGAAGTTTATGCAGGAACTGTAGTAGCAGAAGGTAAAATCATTGTTGCAGCTACTAAAGTTGGTGCAGAAACGACATCAGCAAGAATAGCTAAGTTTATAACAGGGTCGCTTAAAAACAGGTCAACATCAGAAGTGCGTGCCTTTAAAACAGCAGACAAGATGGTTCCGGTGACATTTGGAATAGGTCTTGCCGCTCTTCTTCTGACCAGAGATTTCAGGCGTGCTTCGTCTGTGCTCTCTGTTGATTATTCATGTGCTCTGAAGCTTGTGATACCCACTGCAATCAAAGCAGGGATATTTACCGCAGGCTCAGAAGGAATCTTTATCAAGGGTGCTCAGGCACTCGAGAATTTTGCAGAAGTTGACACAATTGTTTTTGATAAGACAGGAACCCTCACCAAAGGCTCACTGGAGGTTTCCGAGATAATTTCATACGGCAGTCTTAGCGAAGAAGACCTGCTTTGTATCGCCGCAAGCGCAGAAGAGCACTACAGCCACCCCATTGCTTCCGCAGTTGTACAGGAAGCTTTGAAGAGAGGGATTGCGCTTAAGGAAACGGGTGAAGTGGACTTTATCATAGCCCACGGTGTGTCTGCATATGTTGAGGACAGCCATGTCCTTGCAGGGAGCAGGCATTTTGTACATGAAGATGAACATATCGATTGTTCCCATTCCGATGCTGAAAGTGATGAGCTGAGGAAGACAGGGCGCAGTATATTATATATAGCTGTTAACGGAGAACTTGCCGGACTGATAGCACTTAAGGATGTACCGAGGGAAGAGGCATGTGAGGTTATCAGGAGGCTTGGAGAGGAAGGGGTTAAGCGTGTCGTGATGCTCACGGGCGACCATAAGGATACTGCCATGTGTATTGCCGGAGAACTCGGTATTACTGAGGTTTATTCTGAAATGAAACCTGAAGACAAGCTGAGTGTGGTAAAAGAGCTGAATTCTCAGGGTTGCAAAGTTGCTTTTGTCGGTGATGGAGTCAATGATGCCCCTGCGCTTCTTGCCTCTCATGTTGGTGTAAGTATGCCGGAAGGTGCAGACCTCGCCAGAGAAACATCCGACGTAATCCTCCTGCGGAACAACCTGCATGGGATATTGCGGGCAAGAAAGATATCCGCCGAAACAGTTAAAACCATCAAGCAGGTTTCCATTACTAATATCGGAGCGAACAGTGTCACCGTGTTTCTATCCTTCCTCGGGCTTATAACTCCTCTTCAATCCGCTTTGATGCACAACGGTACCACTGTGGGGACGCTCCTTTATGCGATGAGAAGCGGAGGGGAAAGATGA
- a CDS encoding magnetosome protein MamC, translating into MKGHVTGIPAGRIAIGGAVAGAVIGGAVSAAKQAKSVKENKITKEEAVANTAKDAAGAGVATAAGMVLAGGLGMGLVGSILVMTAASAGVKYLWDSSVKTTEPKCEPAKK; encoded by the coding sequence ATGAAAGGGCATGTGACAGGAATACCCGCCGGCAGAATAGCAATAGGCGGTGCGGTGGCAGGAGCAGTGATCGGTGGTGCAGTCTCTGCCGCTAAACAGGCGAAGAGTGTTAAAGAGAATAAAATAACTAAAGAAGAAGCGGTTGCAAACACTGCAAAAGATGCTGCAGGCGCAGGTGTCGCCACAGCGGCGGGAATGGTTCTTGCCGGCGGACTTGGGATGGGGCTTGTGGGCTCTATACTTGTTATGACAGCGGCATCCGCAGGGGTGAAGTATCTCTGGGATTCTTCCGTAAAGACAACAGAACCTAAATGCGAACCAGCTAAGAAATAA
- a CDS encoding heavy metal translocating P-type ATPase — protein MLKIVHSSDGRVRLKYAGLSGSQAASIEQTLLNKAGVSYVRCNLPCRSIIVGFDQNVINTNSIADIVLRKYASAPIQKSCDTKSCHCECEDITKNSTFGSRKVEFAGLSAALGVSVLSKRLLGRTVASTVFSPLWFVTSLFALPLLIKASREIVKEKKIALSGFLGTGVAAALGAGETMTALEILWVNSGSELIQGYVTEKSRKSIKNILDLTAKTAFVLRDGEEIELPVEKVCCGDVVSIRTGEKISVDGKIFKGEALINEAPVNGRQELMHRKKGDYVYAGTYVQEGLVYVQAEKVGDCTYLSRILQAVEESLVNKAPMELAADRLAKKLVSAGFVMTLGTWLLTRSFYRTLSVMLVMTCPCSTILAASSAVSAAIGNAASKGILIKGGRYLEEAGSQESFCFDKTGTITTDIPEVTDVYIARGYSREKLLKYAYAAELHNRHPMAAAVRALAESEGITGSKHAVCETILGMGVVADTEYGKVYVGSRKLMSKFNIKTSHLDKQKLKMTEDGSSVLYVAREKKIVGMVAVRTLEKAGVGNVINSLRADGVKELILVTGDEEQTAMPLSEKLGFDKTYCSVLPNKKAEIIAEIQQKHKVTMIGDGINDVLALAQADLGIAMGAAGSDVAIEAADIALVDDDLEKIIYLRDLSHKTKEIINQNFMLAAGSNVIGAGLGLFGLINPVMAGLLHIAHTGGVLANSSRLTAYKGEEHD, from the coding sequence GTGTTAAAAATAGTTCACTCATCAGATGGACGTGTAAGGCTTAAATATGCAGGGCTGTCCGGCAGTCAGGCTGCATCCATTGAGCAGACACTCTTAAACAAAGCAGGCGTAAGCTATGTTCGGTGTAATTTACCGTGCAGAAGTATTATCGTCGGTTTTGATCAAAATGTTATCAATACAAACTCTATCGCAGACATAGTCCTGCGTAAATATGCTTCTGCTCCCATACAAAAGAGCTGTGACACAAAATCCTGTCACTGCGAGTGTGAGGATATAACGAAAAACTCCACTTTCGGAAGCCGTAAGGTAGAGTTTGCCGGACTTTCCGCCGCTCTCGGAGTATCGGTGCTTTCTAAAAGACTTCTCGGTAGAACTGTTGCATCCACAGTCTTTTCGCCTCTATGGTTTGTAACATCTCTTTTCGCACTCCCACTGCTCATCAAAGCTTCCAGAGAAATTGTCAAAGAGAAGAAGATCGCCCTCAGCGGTTTTCTCGGAACGGGTGTTGCCGCCGCTCTCGGAGCCGGTGAGACTATGACAGCTCTTGAGATATTATGGGTGAACAGCGGATCTGAGCTTATTCAGGGATATGTTACTGAGAAATCACGAAAATCTATCAAAAATATCCTAGATTTAACAGCCAAAACGGCTTTTGTTCTGCGTGATGGCGAAGAGATAGAGCTTCCTGTTGAAAAAGTCTGCTGCGGAGATGTAGTAAGCATACGGACAGGTGAGAAGATATCTGTAGACGGAAAGATATTTAAAGGTGAAGCGCTTATAAACGAAGCTCCTGTAAATGGCAGGCAGGAACTTATGCATCGTAAAAAAGGTGACTATGTCTATGCCGGAACCTATGTTCAGGAAGGGCTTGTATATGTTCAGGCAGAGAAAGTAGGCGACTGTACGTATCTGTCCAGAATTTTGCAGGCGGTGGAAGAATCACTAGTAAACAAAGCACCTATGGAGCTTGCAGCGGACAGACTTGCAAAGAAACTTGTCAGTGCCGGCTTTGTTATGACTTTGGGTACATGGCTTCTGACCAGAAGCTTTTATCGTACGCTTTCTGTCATGTTGGTAATGACATGCCCCTGTTCAACAATACTTGCCGCATCTTCTGCCGTGAGTGCCGCTATAGGTAACGCCGCTTCAAAGGGGATACTTATCAAAGGCGGCAGATATCTCGAAGAGGCAGGCTCGCAGGAGTCGTTCTGCTTCGATAAAACAGGTACGATCACAACAGATATTCCTGAAGTTACAGATGTTTACATCGCCAGAGGCTACAGCAGGGAAAAACTGCTCAAATATGCTTATGCCGCAGAACTTCACAACAGGCACCCTATGGCTGCCGCTGTTCGCGCCCTTGCTGAAAGTGAAGGGATTACAGGTTCGAAACATGCCGTATGCGAAACTATCCTCGGTATGGGGGTTGTGGCGGATACGGAGTATGGCAAAGTGTATGTGGGAAGCCGTAAGCTGATGTCAAAGTTCAATATTAAAACATCTCATCTGGATAAACAGAAATTAAAAATGACAGAAGACGGAAGCAGTGTGCTCTATGTCGCCAGAGAGAAGAAAATTGTAGGTATGGTAGCTGTTAGAACGCTGGAAAAAGCCGGTGTCGGCAACGTTATCAATAGCCTTAGGGCTGACGGGGTGAAGGAACTGATACTTGTCACCGGAGATGAGGAGCAGACTGCAATGCCCCTCTCTGAAAAGCTTGGTTTTGATAAAACATACTGTTCTGTTCTTCCTAATAAAAAAGCAGAAATCATAGCTGAAATTCAGCAGAAGCACAAAGTAACAATGATAGGGGACGGCATTAATGACGTTCTTGCACTTGCTCAGGCTGACCTTGGGATAGCTATGGGGGCGGCAGGCTCTGATGTGGCTATAGAGGCCGCTGATATCGCTCTGGTGGACGATGACCTTGAAAAGATAATTTACCTTCGTGACCTCAGTCATAAGACAAAAGAGATAATTAATCAGAATTTTATGCTGGCGGCAGGTTCAAATGTAATAGGTGCCGGGCTTGGGCTTTTCGGTCTGATAAATCCCGTTATGGCGGGATTGCTGCATATAGCTCACACGGGCGGTGTTCTCGCCAATTCATCCAGATTGACAGCGTATAAAGGAGAGGAACATGACTGA
- a CDS encoding MBL fold metallo-hydrolase, translating to MKQHTAGTPYCVGDVHFYTLETETGFVMFDTGPPTTEMRDYLNNNLNLQKLEKVFVTHCHIDHCGMLDFLASNSDAEIYIPRVDSIMCRNNLKRLKTIRTLCIDMGFSAEITEKMLGMYDHVNFIPDKHNILEDSVDALKELNLSYTSFKWHSQSDIVFMHENLAISGDIMLQDIFTTPLIDSDANDLQLRFNNYGHFCEALVRLSKIGSYKLLPGHRKTLDDQKQWLIFYISKTLQRTIKLLPRLGKESPAEIVRSIICDMDSKPYDAFIKLSEIMFFKDILAKPELLKDTLSTIGLYDNFRQQLDLL from the coding sequence ATGAAACAACATACAGCCGGCACACCATATTGTGTTGGTGATGTCCACTTTTATACACTTGAGACTGAAACAGGCTTTGTGATGTTCGACACCGGACCTCCCACAACAGAAATGCGGGATTACCTGAACAATAACTTAAACCTGCAAAAACTCGAAAAAGTATTTGTCACACACTGCCACATAGATCACTGCGGAATGCTTGACTTTCTGGCTTCCAATTCAGACGCCGAAATATACATCCCCAGAGTCGATTCTATTATGTGCAGAAACAACCTAAAGCGTCTTAAAACTATACGGACACTGTGTATCGACATGGGTTTCAGTGCAGAAATAACAGAAAAAATGCTAGGCATGTACGATCACGTGAATTTTATTCCCGACAAACACAACATCCTCGAGGATTCGGTCGATGCACTCAAAGAGCTTAACCTCAGCTATACCTCCTTTAAATGGCATTCCCAGAGCGATATTGTCTTCATGCATGAAAACCTGGCAATTTCCGGCGACATAATGCTTCAGGATATATTTACAACACCGCTTATAGACTCAGACGCAAACGATCTTCAGTTGAGATTCAACAACTATGGGCACTTCTGCGAAGCTCTCGTAAGGCTGTCAAAAATAGGCAGCTATAAGCTCTTACCCGGGCACAGGAAAACTCTGGATGATCAGAAGCAATGGCTTATCTTTTATATTTCAAAAACGCTCCAGAGAACGATAAAACTCCTGCCAAGATTAGGCAAGGAAAGCCCGGCAGAGATTGTACGTTCGATTATCTGCGATATGGATTCAAAACCTTATGACGCCTTTATAAAATTATCAGAGATAATGTTTTTTAAGGATATACTGGCTAAACCGGAACTGTTGAAAGATACATTGAGCACCATAGGCTTATATGATAATTTCAGGCAGCAGCTCGACCTGCTCTGA
- a CDS encoding nitroreductase family protein — protein sequence MIDILRNRRSVRKFTDNKIETEKINILQEALLLSPTSRNIDPCEFIMVRDKITLEKLSKLKPHGAAFIKECDTAFVICGDTAKSDVCVTDCSIASIILQLEAESIGLKSCWAQVNKRFHNEEMYAEQYVRELLHIPENFTVVSVIAVGYPAETRPPKTSDSLKKEKIHNERF from the coding sequence ATGATAGATATACTCAGAAACAGAAGAAGCGTGCGGAAATTTACGGATAATAAAATTGAAACTGAAAAAATAAATATATTACAGGAAGCACTGCTGTTGTCCCCAACTTCCAGAAACATTGACCCCTGCGAATTCATAATGGTGCGGGACAAAATTACACTGGAGAAGTTGTCAAAACTCAAACCTCACGGGGCGGCATTCATTAAAGAATGCGATACAGCTTTCGTAATATGCGGTGACACAGCCAAAAGCGATGTGTGTGTCACTGACTGCAGCATAGCATCAATAATCCTCCAGCTGGAAGCTGAATCGATAGGTCTTAAAAGCTGCTGGGCACAGGTGAATAAAAGATTTCATAACGAAGAAATGTATGCCGAACAATATGTCAGAGAGCTTTTACACATCCCTGAAAACTTTACTGTTGTATCTGTAATCGCTGTTGGGTATCCCGCAGAGACAAGACCGCCAAAGACATCCGACAGTCTCAAAAAAGAAAAAATACATAATGAACGCTTCTGA
- a CDS encoding 4Fe-4S binding protein, with translation MNASEYIAEISSRCTGCGVCISKCPEKALEFFTEDYVKRARCIETICTGCGICASHCSFYAIKIVKKKPTN, from the coding sequence ATGAACGCTTCTGAATATATTGCAGAGATAAGCAGCAGATGCACAGGCTGCGGTGTATGCATATCAAAATGCCCTGAAAAGGCACTGGAATTTTTCACTGAGGATTATGTTAAAAGGGCGCGATGCATTGAAACGATATGTACCGGATGCGGTATATGCGCCAGTCATTGCAGTTTCTACGCAATAAAAATCGTCAAAAAAAAGCCGACCAATTAA
- a CDS encoding Fur family transcriptional regulator, with protein MYDKILREKDLKVTPQRIFILEEIKKMGHASVEDLHEKVKNFYSSVSLATIYKNIHLLVEEDILTEVPVHGRKPVYEINIGDHVHVTCPHCGNVEDLMDVDTEPFIKEAVRQTGRKYERVAVMLQGACPKCNN; from the coding sequence ATGTATGACAAAATTTTAAGAGAAAAGGACCTCAAGGTCACTCCTCAGAGAATATTTATTCTGGAGGAGATCAAAAAAATGGGACATGCGAGTGTTGAAGACCTTCATGAAAAAGTGAAAAACTTCTATTCTTCCGTAAGTCTTGCGACAATTTATAAGAATATCCATCTTCTCGTTGAAGAAGATATCCTTACTGAAGTGCCTGTCCACGGCAGAAAGCCGGTTTATGAGATCAACATCGGAGATCATGTTCATGTGACATGCCCGCACTGCGGTAATGTTGAAGATCTTATGGATGTTGATACTGAGCCTTTTATCAAAGAGGCTGTCAGGCAGACAGGGCGCAAGTACGAGCGTGTCGCCGTTATGCTTCAGGGTGCATGCCCGAAGTGCAACAACTGA
- a CDS encoding metal ABC transporter solute-binding protein, Zn/Mn family yields MLKKIIFYTFTLMLFFSTAYAEKTVVVSTTQIYDLAYNIAGDNVKVISILSPGQDPHTYQPVPNDIDKVRNSDLVIENGFHLEGKNWMKTLANDAGKPLVTATDGIKPLIMELGGMEVHDPHAWFTPRNAAVYVNNITKALIELAPEYKNNFTARAKLYLANLKALDGWIRSEVAIIPPEKRVLVTNHDAFQYFAAEYGFVNTSPIGWSTGSEIGGGVTPQRREAVVSAIKMMNVRSIFVETTINPKLLREIAKDAGVSIGGSLYSDSMGDKDSPGESYIGMMRENVLTIVGGLR; encoded by the coding sequence ATGCTCAAAAAAATAATCTTTTACACATTTACACTTATGCTGTTTTTCTCAACAGCATACGCAGAAAAAACAGTCGTTGTCTCCACAACCCAGATATACGACCTGGCATACAACATTGCAGGGGATAACGTAAAGGTGATAAGTATCTTGTCGCCGGGGCAGGATCCGCACACGTACCAGCCTGTTCCTAACGACATCGACAAAGTGAGAAACTCTGACCTTGTGATAGAAAACGGATTTCATCTGGAAGGGAAAAACTGGATGAAAACTCTGGCAAATGACGCAGGCAAGCCTCTGGTAACAGCTACGGATGGGATTAAGCCACTCATCATGGAGCTTGGAGGAATGGAAGTACATGACCCTCATGCATGGTTTACACCAAGGAACGCCGCAGTATATGTCAATAATATAACAAAAGCTCTAATAGAACTTGCCCCCGAATATAAAAACAACTTCACAGCACGCGCCAAGCTCTATCTCGCAAACCTTAAAGCACTCGACGGGTGGATCCGCTCAGAAGTGGCAATTATCCCTCCTGAGAAGCGTGTACTTGTTACTAACCATGATGCATTCCAGTATTTTGCAGCGGAATACGGCTTTGTAAATACTTCCCCCATAGGCTGGTCAACCGGAAGCGAGATAGGCGGAGGAGTAACACCACAAAGACGTGAAGCAGTCGTCAGTGCTATAAAAATGATGAATGTCCGCTCTATATTTGTAGAAACCACTATAAACCCTAAACTGCTCAGAGAGATAGCAAAAGATGCCGGAGTGTCAATAGGCGGCTCTCTCTATTCCGACTCTATGGGTGACAAAGACTCCCCAGGAGAATCCTACATAGGAATGATGCGGGAAAATGTACTCACTATTGTCGGGGGGCTGCGGTAA
- a CDS encoding metal ABC transporter ATP-binding protein: MNTDYAIQVRNLTVSYGPKPALLDVSFFINKGELVGIIGPNGAGKSTLMKAILGFVKRDIGEVFIFGKPVEHTRGLVAYVPQRGTVDWDYPVTVHDVVMMGRYGHLKWWQNETKEDHDIVDRSLEMVRMSEFRNRQIGQLSGGQQQRVFMARALAQGAKILLLDEPFAGVDAATENAILDVLSEAKKAGITLVVVHHDLATASEYFDKLLLIKQRLYAAGPPSLVFRQELLTEVYEGKLKVFTDLIKD; the protein is encoded by the coding sequence ATGAACACTGATTATGCCATACAGGTACGCAACCTTACAGTCAGCTACGGTCCCAAGCCCGCACTGCTTGACGTAAGCTTTTTCATAAATAAAGGTGAGCTGGTCGGGATAATAGGTCCCAACGGAGCAGGAAAATCAACACTTATGAAAGCGATACTCGGTTTTGTCAAAAGGGATATAGGCGAAGTCTTCATATTCGGCAAACCGGTAGAACATACAAGAGGGCTTGTGGCATATGTGCCGCAAAGGGGAACAGTTGACTGGGACTATCCGGTAACGGTACACGATGTTGTAATGATGGGGCGTTATGGTCACCTTAAGTGGTGGCAGAACGAAACAAAAGAAGATCACGATATAGTAGACAGAAGCCTTGAAATGGTTCGTATGTCAGAATTCCGCAACAGACAGATAGGACAGCTCTCCGGCGGGCAGCAGCAGCGTGTCTTCATGGCGAGGGCTCTTGCGCAGGGTGCTAAAATCCTGCTTCTTGATGAACCATTTGCCGGAGTGGATGCAGCTACAGAAAACGCTATTCTTGACGTTCTTTCTGAAGCGAAGAAAGCAGGGATAACACTTGTCGTTGTCCACCACGACCTTGCAACCGCATCAGAATATTTCGACAAGCTTCTTCTTATCAAACAGAGACTTTATGCTGCGGGGCCCCCGTCGCTTGTCTTCAGGCAGGAACTTCTGACCGAGGTTTACGAAGGGAAGCTTAAAGTATTTACTGATCTCATAAAGGATTGA